A single region of the Melospiza georgiana isolate bMelGeo1 chromosome 7, bMelGeo1.pri, whole genome shotgun sequence genome encodes:
- the RNF25 gene encoding E3 ubiquitin-protein ligase RNF25, producing MAAAAEEAEAADWALPPEVEVLESIYLEELQVARGLGRWEPWEISITLHPATAQDQDSQYVRFTLVLSVPPQYPDKAPEISIRNPRGLSDEQIQKISQTLRSVAEARLGTEVLYELIEKGKEILTDNNIPQGQCVICLYGFQEKEAFTKTQCYHYFHSHCLARYAQHMEEEILMQQEEREQHLAPSPKQEVGVQCPVCRETLVYDLCALKAAPPPQHPLEPYRPDAKVLQHQEELRLIFKRQQEKGGIIDPEAERNRYFISLQAPPAAVDPGQAATVSELSVSARAADVPQPPSQASAPEPAGASEPRVEPRQPERCAVPREQLSKRERHRGERPGSRGRGRQLCSGSQEAGEEACHPLHGSRGPRVFSQRAERRPAGRHSQEFSKPPSRSRAAPLAERRELCREDPSPATETVDLKEEHHDVEKWSTEEGTEARGRKKENLMFNRSDHKAAPNWQGHHRPWDCGRWERSRVQEHGSYPRAPRGRGVFRPSGHREAHLEKESGS from the exons ATGGCGGCGGCCGCTGAGGAAGCGGAGGCGGCGGACTG GGCGCTGCCGCCGGAGGTGGAGGTGCTGGAGTCCATCtacctggaggagctgcaggtggcGCGGGGCCTGGGCAG GTGGGAGCCCTGGGAGATCAGCATCACCCTGCACCCTGCCACGGCCCAGGACCAGGACTCCCAGTACGTCCGCTTCACCCTGGTGCTCTCCGTGCCCCCTCAG TATCCTGATAAAGCTCCGGAGATCTCCATCAGGAATCCACGGGGGCTGTCCGATGAGCAGATTCAAAA GATTTCCCAGACCCTCAGAAGTGTTGCTgaagccaggctggggacagaggtgcTCTATGAACTGATCGAG aagggaaaggagaTCCTCACTGACAACAATATTCCTCAAGGACAGTGTGTAATCTGCCTCTATGGATTCCAG GAGAAAGAAGCCTTCACAAAGACCCAGTGCTACCACTACTTCCACTCCCACTGTCTGGCCCGCTATGCCCAGCACATGGAGGAGGAGATCCTcatgcagcaggaggagagggagcagcacctTGCACCATCCCCCAAACAG GAGGTTGGTGTGCAGTGCCCTGTCTGCCGGGAGACCCTGGTCTATGATCTCTGTGCTCTGAAGGCAGCGCCGCCCCCACAGCACCCTCTG GAGCCATACAGGCCAGATGCCAaggtgctgcagcaccaggaagaACTGCGCCTGATTTTCAAGAGACAGCAAGAGAAAGGGGGAATCATCGACCCCGAGGCAGAGAGGAACCGATATTTCATCAGCCTCCAGGCG cctccagctgctgtggATCCGGGCCAAGCAGCCACTGTCTCCGAGCTGTCGGTGAGTGCCCGCGCTGCGGACGTGCCCCAGCCGCCCAGCCAAGCCTCAGCTCCCGAGCCAGCCGGGGCATCAGAGCCCAGGGTGGAACCCAGGCAGCCTGAGAGGTGTGCTGTGCCCAGAGAGCAACTGAGCAAGAGGGAGCGGCACAGAGGGGAGAGGCCAGGCTCcagaggcaggggcaggcagctgtgcagtgGCTCACaggaagcaggagaggaagCCTGTCATCCACTCCATGGCTCCAGGGGGCCCAGGGTCTTCAGCCAGAGGGCAGAGCGTAGACCTGCTGGACGGCACAGCCAGGAGTTTTCAAAGCCTCCCAGTAgaagcagggctgctcccttgGCTGAAAGAAGGGAGTTGTGCCGTGAAGATCCCTCACCAGCAACAGAAACTGTGGACTTGAAAGAGGAGCACCATGACGTGGAGAAATGGAGCACAGAGGAGGGGACTGAGGCCCGGGGCAGGAAAAAGGAGAACCTGATGTTCAACCGCAGTGACCACAAAGCTGCCCCCAACTGGCAGGGCCACCACAGGCCCTGGGATTGTGGAAGGTGGGAGAGGTCAAGAGTTCAGGAGCATGGTTCCTACCCCAGAGCACCAAGAGGGCGAGGGGTGTTCAGGCCCAGTGGACATCGAGAAGCCCATCTTGAGAAGGAGAGTGGCTCCTAG